One window of the Rosa rugosa chromosome 3, drRosRugo1.1, whole genome shotgun sequence genome contains the following:
- the LOC133737595 gene encoding DNA topoisomerase 6 subunit A-like has product MSKVSKNTNPIVVMKLVMKEPSENRKSRQLFPTPEFRSRLEFDSIALRQIAPHWCLKKLFEYWMNFLMQKLDSKWWDWFYFTEKFQNLNIRGDEKAATRADNKTDNIKHKFERLKQEVESTITTAKSPHPLKEEVLPANEIIQLIRGIEGLSIFRGQPLADFPSIEATHKSTNEILEEVLDMLKKFVDSENYAIEVPSRGKQNQEFDEESESMKLMPTSTFLRKLTDKPNDIFTVTISVLLEIFKLCNANIHANIRDIYYTNTTLYKNQQRISSVIDDLCCILRCHRYCLHLFATDKGVVLGNMKYIYNGKEVDCSSDEFGQPIPARTDLLTSMSTDDEDLAFIIVVEKHSVFMRLAQDLFWKKFKCIMITASGMQDVGSRYFLRMAETTFKRPVYALFDSNPYGARILCTYRYGSDNMSYDSKSLAT; this is encoded by the exons ATGTCCAAAGTTTCTAAGAATACAAACCCCATAGTGGTAATGAAACTGGTTATGAAGGAGCCATCAGAGAATCGTAAAAGCAGGCAACTCTTTCCAACACCTGAATTTAG ATCGAGGCTAGAATTTGATTCTATAGCCTTAAGACAAATCGCCCCTCActggtgcttgaag AAATTATTTGAATACTGGATGAATTTTCTGATGCAAAAGTTGGATTCAAAGTGGTGGGATTGGTTCT ACTTTACTGAAAAGTTTCAAAACCTAAACATAAGGGGGGATGAGAAAGCTGCTACAAGAGCTGATAATAAAACCGACAACATAAAACATAAGTTCGAACGTCTAAAACAAGAAGTTGAGTCAACAATTACAACGGCGAAGTCTCCGCATCCCTTGAAAGAAGAAGTCTTGCCTGCCAACGAAATCATCCAACTCATCCGAGGCATCGAGGGCCTGTCCATCTTTAGAGGACAACCACTTGCAGATTTTCCAAGCATCGAGGCCACACACAAATCAACTAATGAGATACTGGAGGAGGTTTTGGATATGTTGAAAAAGTTTGTAGATTCAGAAAATTATGCAATCGAAGTGCCATCAAGAGGCAAACAAAATCAGGAGTTCGACGAAGAAAGTGAATCTATGAAGCTCATGCCTACCAGTACTTTTTTACGTAAACTGACAGACAAACCCAACGATATATTTACAGTGACTATTTCTGTTCTCTTAGAAATATTTAAGTTGTGCAACGCAAACATACATGCAAACATAAGAGATATTTATTATACCAATACGACACTATACAAAAATCAGCAAAGAATTAGCTCTGTTATTGATGACTTATGTTGCATACTTCGTTGTCATCGTTACTGTCTACACTTGTTCGCTACTGACAAAGGAGTCGTTTTGGGTAACATGAAGTACATATATAATGGCAAGGAAGTTGATTGTTCGAGTGACGAGTTTGGACAACCGATCCCGGCAAGGACCGACTTGCTTACTAGTATGAGCACTGACGACGAGGATTTGGCATTCATCATAGTAGTGGAGAAACACAGCGTGTTTATGCGGTTGGCTCAAGATTTATTTTGGAAGAAATTTAAATGTATCATGATCACCGCCAGTGGAATGCAAGATGTGGGCTCTAGGTATTTTCTAAGAATGGCAGAGACGACGTTCAAGAGACCCGTGTATGCTCTTTTTGATTCAAATCCATATGGGGCTAGAATTCTATGTACTTATCGTTATGGGTCAGACAACATGTCATATGATAGTAAGAGTTTGGCCAcctga